CATTTTGGTTGCCCGGCTTCTGCATACGGCGTGCATAATTGTGCCTTGGATCTCAGACAGCCTTTTAACTTCGAGGTCGCCAAAAGGAGCCGATGCTCTAGCGATGCCCAGGCCGGTCGCAGTATGTTTCCGGTGCATGGCTTATGGGGGATGTTTCTTGTTCCCTAATACTCGGATTCAATTGAGAGTGTTTTCACGGAAGACGGTAGGAAACAATAAGGGCTAACGGAAAACATATGCCGCTTCTCTATTATTGGCGTGGCGACAACTACGCTCGCGATCTAGACTTTGGCACCGCCTATCACTTGAACCAAGCAAACCCACTGCTCCACGAGATTGATCTCGGCGACAGTCTTTGGGCCTTCACCCGGCGACGGGACGGCGTCTACGTGCTGGTGGCCGAACTGGTCGCGTCCGCGAAGACGCTGAACCCCAAGGGCTACCGGTATGGTCCCTACCGGCTCTGGGGCGACCTGCGGCGATCCCGGTATTTCCAGGCCGACGGCCAGCCGGATGTCACGATGCAGATCCGCAGTCTGTCCATCCGGGCCGGTGGTGACGTGCTCGGCCGGGCTTTCCAAGGACATTCCGCCGTTCGCCGGATTTCAGAAGCCGATCACCAGCTGCTGGCTGCGTATGCAACCAAGCTCCCACGCGAGCCACGTGCGCGGCTGGTCCCCGAGGAACGACTTGAAGCCCTTCTGCTCGCCGGGGATGAGGAGGCCGTGGCTGTCCTCATACGCGACGAGGAGCCTGGCCTGGCCGAGGAGCGGCGACGTTACCTGACAACGGAGGCCGTCCGGCGCGATCGGCAGCATGTGGAGGCCCTGCGCGACCTGTATGATGGCAGGTGCCAGATCTGCGAGTGGGCGCCCCGGGCGCGGTACGGTGCCGACATCTGCGAGGGGCACCACGTGCGCTGGCTCAGCCGCGGGGGAGATGATGCGCTGACCAACATGGTGCTGATCTGCCCAAACCATCACCGGGCCATCCACAGGGTTGACGCCCCTTTCGATTTCGCGGCCGGTGGTTTCCTCACAGCCGACGGAATCGAGTGCCTGTCGCTGAACCGGCACGAGATCTCCGCGTAAGTCCTTCATGCCGATGCGGTCCCTGAAGGACTGGAGGGCTTCCTCCGCGCTTCGCGGCGCTGGCCGCGGAGTTGCCGGGCACAGGGTTGATGGCGGAAGAGGTGTATGGCGGCGTCTTGGAAGGTGGGACCTGCTGGTTGGCCTATCAGGCAGTGAGATCGGATACGACGTTCTGGTCCACGCTGTCCCAGGATGCGGCGGACGCAATCTCCTTCGACGCCGCCTGCCATCTCGCCTCCGCCGGGAGCGGCAATGGCATGTCCCCGAAGCAGCGCCTGAACGCCTTGATGCTGCTTTCGAGCCTCAATCCGAAGATTCTCCCCCTAGCGGACTCCGTCAGGCAGGAAACGACGCTGGCGGTTCCTCGACGCCCTGCCGAGGAGTCAGCTGGCCATTCCACTCCAGCAGCTGCTGTGTCGCCCTGAGCATCAACCGCTTCGCGGCTACGGCCTCCAGGACTGGCCCCGAGCGAACCACGCCATCAAGTACCGCTTCTACCGGCAACGACGCGGCCGCTTCCCGACCGAACCGGCGCGCCAGGACATCGCCGTCCCGAAGATATGCCCGCTCCCACCAGTCCGTAATCCGGTCGCCGCACCGGTCCAGCAGATCGGCCGTGATGAGACGGTCCGCCTTTCGGTGTCTGTTCACGCGGGCGTCGGCAGGCATCAGATTCCACAGGTCGGCATTGGGCCATGCGGAGAACGGCAGGCAATGGTCGATGTCCAGACCCTCCTGGCGCAGCTTCCGGCCGGTCCACACGCAGTAGACCGGCTGCCCGGCATCGAACATGGCGGCGGTGAGGCGCCGGACCTCGGCCGTGCCGCGCTGGGGATCGAGCCAAGCGAGAGCCTCGGCGATATGGCCTTCAGCCACGGAGCGACCTTGACGGGCAAGGTACTGCTGCATCAGCCGAGTCCACTCCATGGTGAGCGCGGGTTCGATCCAAGTGTTCAGGCGCGTCAAGGCGAACCAGACGTTCAGCGGGATCCGGAAGTCGCCAACCGACCACAGATAGGGCGCGTCCAGCACCAGCCGTTCGCCGATCCGGGGGCCGCGCCGGGTCACGGCGCCGAACACCTGCCGATCGCTGCCCGGGTACGTGATGTAGTGCGCAGGCATCTCGGCGATCGTTCTCGCCGCGTCCCGAATGGCCCCCGCCAGCGCTTGGCCAGCATCTCCCAGGAACTCTGCGCCGACCCGGAGTTCGGGCGGCGCGGCGCCAGCAAGCCGTCGGAAGGGTTCCTTGACGAAGCCGAGCCCGCCCCCGTTCCGGCTGGTCGGCGTCTGCGGCAGATCAGCCGCGACCAGCGGCAGGAACATCCTGATCCAGTAGAGGGCGATCAGCCCGAGCGGGAGAACCACACCATCATCGCCGTCGGCCATGGCGAGACCGGGGGAGGCATCGGCCGCCCGCGCGACCACGCGCAGCAGGGCCAGCTTGTAGCTGCTGGATTTCGCGTCATTGAGGACGATATGCCGGATCAGCGGCAACGCGCTGGTGCCGTCATCCGCCAATTGGACAACGACGGTTTCCCAGCTGACGTCCGACCGGCCGAGGCGGTCTGGCGTCTTGATGACCCGGCTGACCATTGCGCCATGCTCGGCCGCGAGGCGCTCGATCTCGGCGCGGTTGACGGGGAGCATCGGCCGTTCCGGATCGCTCGGCCCATGCCGCAAGCTGACGATCATCCGGCCACCCGGCTTCAGCAGCGTCACCAGTTTCCGGAACGCGCGCCGCCGGTCGGCCGGGAGCACGTGCATCCAGACGGCAGCCAGCAGGATTAGGTCGAACACCATGCCGGTGCGGTGGACCCGCTCCAGTCCCGGCAGCCGGTCATCCATCCACTGGATCCCGGTTGCCGTGTGCCTGCGGGCGGCCTCCTCACGCATTCCAGCCGCCGGTTCGACGGCGACAACGGAATGGCCGCGGCCCGCCAGCCAAGCCGCATCGCGGCCGGACCCGGCGCCGACATCCAGCACGGCTGAAGGCTGGGACGGCATCAGGTCGAGGACGTCGGCGTAGAGCTCCTCGAAGGCGACGGTCTCGTACTGGGCGACGAACTCCTGGGCGCGCCGCGAGTATGCCGCCACGGTGTCCCCGTTCGGCGTCGTATCGAGATGCTCCGGTGCTGTCGGGTGAGGATCGGTCATGACCAAACACTGCCGTGCTGGCAAGGAAAGTGGGAGTCGCCTCGACACCATTGCCGAGACGCGGAACCATCCGGCTCGCCGCGGCCGACGGAAAGCAGGTGCCGGATCATGCCGCCTTAGCCCTCGCCGAAGATTGCCTCGAGCGGAGCCCCCGCCATAGGCGCATCGCCGATCTCACCTTGATGAAGAGGCCGATCAAGAGCGATATCGCGCCGAGGATGGCGGCGATCAGGGCCAATATCAGCTTTGCGGTGATCTTCACGATATGGGCCATCGCAGAAAACACACGCTTCCCGGCAAGGCGGAACGCGCCGCTTACCGGCTTTCCCAGGGCTTTTGCCGCACGCTCTGCATCTTGCAATTCCTTGACGTCGTCGACATGGCGCAGGATGGCAAGGGTTCGGGAGGGCGACGTCACCCTGCTGACCTGAGCCACCGAGGCGAGTACGCTCTGCACCTCCCTCGTATCGACACGGGCGGCGTGGCTGCGGGCGGCTCTCGCCAGATCGTCGACGCGGTACCAGGGGATCCCAGCCACCGATTGGCGGAACGCCGACGTTTTGACGGCCCGGGCGACAATCCAGGAAAGCTCATCCTGGAACCGGGCGGTCAGCTTGCCGGTCTTCCTTGCCAGCTTAGCCAGGGAGAGGCCCGTCTTGATCGGCAAGGCGCCTCCCGCCGTGACCACGGTCGCCGCTGACATCGACACCCCGGCTATCGACAGCCCCAGCACCAAATCATCGACCGGCTCGTCCCGCACGATGCGGGACGCCTGTTCCGTCAGGTCACGAATGTCGCCGACCACCGTCAAATCCGAGGCGATCGCTGCGGCCATTCCAACGGTCCCCTCCCCTTCGCCGGTTACGAACCCCGTTGCGGCCCGCCAGATGTTCCTTTCCGCAGCCCGCAGGCCCGAGTTCTCGTCCGCGAAACGGGTGCGCAGCGCGGGGTCGACCGGCACCTGGAGGAGCTCGGCGACGTCGAGATAGTCTTCGGCCTCCTCGGGTGCGTCACGGTCCAACGCCGACACGATCTGCTGCTCGAGGCGCTCCTT
Above is a genomic segment from Azospirillum ramasamyi containing:
- a CDS encoding class I SAM-dependent methyltransferase, which produces MTDPHPTAPEHLDTTPNGDTVAAYSRRAQEFVAQYETVAFEELYADVLDLMPSQPSAVLDVGAGSGRDAAWLAGRGHSVVAVEPAAGMREEAARRHTATGIQWMDDRLPGLERVHRTGMVFDLILLAAVWMHVLPADRRRAFRKLVTLLKPGGRMIVSLRHGPSDPERPMLPVNRAEIERLAAEHGAMVSRVIKTPDRLGRSDVSWETVVVQLADDGTSALPLIRHIVLNDAKSSSYKLALLRVVARAADASPGLAMADGDDGVVLPLGLIALYWIRMFLPLVAADLPQTPTSRNGGGLGFVKEPFRRLAGAAPPELRVGAEFLGDAGQALAGAIRDAARTIAEMPAHYITYPGSDRQVFGAVTRRGPRIGERLVLDAPYLWSVGDFRIPLNVWFALTRLNTWIEPALTMEWTRLMQQYLARQGRSVAEGHIAEALAWLDPQRGTAEVRRLTAAMFDAGQPVYCVWTGRKLRQEGLDIDHCLPFSAWPNADLWNLMPADARVNRHRKADRLITADLLDRCGDRITDWWERAYLRDGDVLARRFGREAAASLPVEAVLDGVVRSGPVLEAVAAKRLMLRATQQLLEWNGQLTPRQGVEEPPASFPA
- a CDS encoding HNH endonuclease, whose amino-acid sequence is MPLLYYWRGDNYARDLDFGTAYHLNQANPLLHEIDLGDSLWAFTRRRDGVYVLVAELVASAKTLNPKGYRYGPYRLWGDLRRSRYFQADGQPDVTMQIRSLSIRAGGDVLGRAFQGHSAVRRISEADHQLLAAYATKLPREPRARLVPEERLEALLLAGDEEAVAVLIRDEEPGLAEERRRYLTTEAVRRDRQHVEALRDLYDGRCQICEWAPRARYGADICEGHHVRWLSRGGDDALTNMVLICPNHHRAIHRVDAPFDFAAGGFLTADGIECLSLNRHEISA